In Longimicrobium sp., a genomic segment contains:
- a CDS encoding SDR family oxidoreductase — protein sequence MNLVVFGASGGTGRELVKQALGHAHTVRAFVRNPDKLKVIHHRLEVVQGDVTDRKAVAEAIRGQDAVLSALGVNDRKPNTVLSDGVRNILASMKKQKVRRLIFVSSLGVGDSKGQLGPLYNWILLPSLLKNIFADKEKAEELIREASLDWTIVRPGSLNNGRLTAKYRTGAEAAAKKKLLPRISRADVADFMLHVLERNEQIGQTPAIRY from the coding sequence ATGAACCTGGTGGTCTTCGGGGCTTCGGGCGGCACGGGGCGCGAGCTGGTGAAGCAGGCGCTGGGGCACGCGCACACGGTCCGCGCGTTTGTGCGCAACCCCGACAAGCTGAAGGTGATCCACCACCGCCTGGAGGTGGTGCAGGGTGACGTCACCGACAGGAAGGCCGTCGCCGAGGCCATCCGCGGGCAGGACGCGGTGCTGAGCGCGCTGGGGGTGAACGACCGCAAGCCCAACACGGTGCTGTCGGACGGCGTGCGCAACATCCTGGCGTCGATGAAGAAGCAGAAGGTGCGGCGCCTGATCTTCGTCTCGTCGCTCGGCGTGGGCGACAGCAAGGGGCAGCTGGGGCCGCTCTACAACTGGATCCTCCTCCCGTCGCTGCTGAAGAACATCTTCGCCGACAAGGAGAAGGCGGAGGAGCTGATCCGCGAGGCCAGCCTGGACTGGACCATCGTGCGCCCGGGGAGTCTGAACAACGGCCGCCTGACCGCGAAGTACAGGACGGGCGCCGAGGCGGCGGCGAAGAAGAAGCTCCTCCCCAGGATCTCCCGCGCCGACGTCGCCGACTTCATGCTGCACGTGCTGGAGCGCAACGAGCAGATCGGCCAGACCCCCGCGATTCGGTACTGA
- a CDS encoding type II toxin-antitoxin system RelE/ParE family toxin produces MAWRVRGTLIFDAWYDELNEREREDVIASVDLLKAAGPHLGFPHSSAINGSKHPHMRELRIQHAGRPYRILYAFDPKRAAILLMGGDKTGDNRWYDRAIRLADRLYDEHLAELRTQEEIN; encoded by the coding sequence ATGGCGTGGAGAGTTCGAGGCACGCTGATATTCGATGCGTGGTACGACGAGCTGAACGAGCGGGAGCGCGAAGACGTGATCGCGTCGGTCGATCTGCTGAAAGCAGCCGGCCCGCACCTCGGCTTCCCGCACAGCTCCGCGATCAACGGATCGAAACACCCCCACATGCGCGAGCTTCGCATCCAGCATGCGGGACGGCCATACCGGATCCTGTACGCGTTCGATCCCAAACGGGCGGCCATTCTTCTGATGGGCGGAGACAAGACCGGAGACAACCGCTGGTACGACCGTGCGATCAGGCTCGCAGACCGTCTGTACGACGAGCACCTCGCGGAGCTGCGAACACAGGAGGAGATCAACTGA
- a CDS encoding TolB family protein, translated as MRRAVFLPLALATLAGCSDSIVAPEPGPGPAPVHLSASAEAGAVVATDARTIAWNEGGVLFGQNLPLPDVGGGRVVWQDASSGAAAVLAYDLASGARAQYATVSGTFAWPATAGRYTVWSDGTTIYLRDASTGTARAIGSGAGYTAQVSPQGRVAYVEFSAGVGNVAVYDAATGATHILTHYTPDSGQAAREVDVDGDLAAWSSFTTRSPYTTAIRAANLATGEEREVVAVNSQAIGAPSVSTGRIVWSDERSGSYDVYLYDFATATQRRITTDPSGQFNARISGGLIVWEDGRNSASHYLPENDIYLYDLASGTEVPVATGPNHQGWPRIDGSRVVWTERANERWEIRTAVVQALTLATLSSTVDAMLASGDIANAGAARSLQAFLAQAARAHDAGDTAGERAALQRFRQHVRQLAGKQVSAAAAERLTAMADTLLRALAG; from the coding sequence ATGCGCCGCGCCGTATTCCTGCCCCTCGCGCTCGCCACGCTGGCGGGGTGCTCGGATTCCATCGTCGCCCCTGAGCCGGGGCCCGGTCCCGCGCCGGTGCATCTCTCCGCGTCCGCCGAGGCAGGGGCGGTCGTCGCCACCGATGCGCGCACCATCGCCTGGAACGAGGGCGGGGTGCTGTTCGGGCAGAACCTGCCGCTCCCCGACGTGGGCGGCGGGCGGGTGGTGTGGCAGGACGCGTCGTCCGGCGCGGCGGCGGTGCTGGCGTACGACCTGGCCTCCGGCGCGCGGGCGCAGTACGCGACGGTGTCCGGCACCTTCGCGTGGCCCGCGACGGCGGGGCGGTACACCGTCTGGAGCGACGGCACCACGATCTACCTGCGCGACGCCTCCACCGGCACGGCCCGCGCGATCGGCAGCGGGGCGGGGTACACCGCGCAGGTGTCGCCGCAGGGGCGGGTGGCGTACGTGGAGTTCAGCGCCGGCGTGGGCAACGTCGCCGTGTACGACGCGGCCACCGGCGCGACCCACATCCTGACGCACTACACGCCCGACTCCGGCCAGGCGGCGCGCGAGGTGGACGTGGACGGCGATCTCGCCGCGTGGTCCAGCTTCACCACGCGCTCGCCGTACACCACCGCCATCCGCGCCGCGAACCTGGCGACCGGCGAGGAGCGGGAGGTCGTGGCCGTGAACAGCCAGGCCATCGGCGCGCCCTCGGTCTCCACGGGCCGCATCGTCTGGTCGGACGAGCGCAGCGGCAGCTACGACGTGTACCTGTACGACTTCGCGACCGCGACTCAGCGCCGGATCACCACGGACCCGTCGGGACAGTTCAACGCGCGCATCTCCGGCGGCCTGATCGTGTGGGAGGACGGGCGCAACTCGGCCAGCCACTATCTCCCCGAGAACGACATCTACCTGTACGACCTGGCGAGCGGAACCGAGGTGCCGGTGGCGACCGGCCCCAACCACCAGGGGTGGCCGCGCATCGACGGCAGCCGCGTGGTGTGGACGGAGCGCGCCAACGAGCGCTGGGAGATCCGCACCGCCGTGGTCCAGGCGCTCACGCTCGCCACCCTGTCGTCGACGGTCGATGCGATGCTGGCCTCGGGCGACATCGCCAACGCCGGCGCCGCGCGCAGCCTGCAGGCGTTCCTCGCGCAGGCCGCCCGCGCCCACGATGCCGGCGACACCGCGGGCGAGCGCGCCGCGCTGCAGCGCTTCCGCCAGCACGTGCGGCAGCTCGCGGGCAAGCAGGTGAGCGCCGCCGCCGCCGAGCGCCTCACCGCGATGGCCGACACGCTTCTACGCGCGCTGGCCGGATAA
- a CDS encoding glycine--tRNA ligase, translated as MDKLVSLSKRRGYVFQSSEIYGGTGSVWDYGPLGVELKRNVKEAWWRAMVHMRDDIEGLDAAILMHPRVWEASGHVENFTDPLVECRNCHRRFRVDILLAETGAADLEHAQCPSCGKSGQWTEPRQFNLMFKTQKGAAEDSADVIYLRPETAQGIYVNFLNVQQSARQKIPFGIAQIGKAFRNEITPGNFTFRTLEFEQMEMQFFVKPGTDGEWFERWRELRWKWHQETIGLAADRLRYHPHEKLAHYASAAGDVEFFFGGTIGDEGWGEIEGIHNRTDFDLGRHQEYSGKKLQYVDPQANERYLPYIIETSAGADRVTLAVLANAYREEEVEGEVRTVLSIKPSLAPLKAGVFPLVKKDGMPERATQIHEDLRARGIPSFYDESGAIGRRYRRQDEAGTPFGITVDGETMADGTVTVRERDTMQQTRISQDEVVRYLEERIR; from the coding sequence ATGGACAAGCTCGTATCCCTTTCCAAGCGCAGGGGATACGTCTTCCAGTCCTCCGAGATCTACGGCGGCACCGGGAGCGTGTGGGACTACGGTCCGCTGGGCGTGGAGCTGAAGCGGAACGTGAAGGAGGCCTGGTGGCGCGCCATGGTGCACATGCGCGACGACATCGAGGGGCTGGACGCGGCCATCCTCATGCACCCGCGCGTGTGGGAGGCCAGCGGCCACGTGGAGAACTTCACCGATCCGCTGGTGGAGTGCCGCAACTGCCACCGCCGCTTCCGCGTGGACATCCTGCTGGCCGAGACGGGCGCGGCGGACCTGGAGCACGCGCAGTGCCCCAGCTGCGGCAAGAGCGGGCAGTGGACCGAGCCGCGCCAGTTCAACCTGATGTTCAAGACGCAGAAGGGCGCCGCCGAGGACTCGGCCGACGTCATCTACCTGCGCCCGGAAACGGCGCAGGGGATCTACGTGAACTTCCTGAACGTGCAGCAGAGCGCGCGGCAGAAGATCCCCTTCGGCATCGCGCAGATCGGCAAGGCGTTCCGCAACGAGATCACCCCCGGGAACTTCACCTTCCGCACGCTCGAGTTCGAGCAGATGGAGATGCAGTTCTTCGTGAAGCCCGGCACCGACGGCGAGTGGTTCGAGCGCTGGCGCGAGCTGCGCTGGAAGTGGCATCAGGAAACCATCGGGCTGGCGGCCGACCGGCTGCGCTACCATCCGCACGAGAAGCTGGCGCACTACGCCAGCGCCGCGGGCGACGTGGAGTTCTTCTTCGGCGGCACCATCGGCGACGAGGGGTGGGGCGAGATCGAGGGAATCCACAACCGCACCGACTTCGACCTGGGCCGGCACCAGGAGTACAGCGGCAAGAAGCTGCAGTACGTGGACCCGCAGGCCAACGAGCGCTACCTGCCGTACATCATCGAGACCAGCGCCGGCGCCGACCGCGTGACGCTGGCGGTGCTCGCCAACGCCTACCGCGAGGAAGAGGTGGAGGGCGAGGTGCGCACGGTGCTGAGCATCAAGCCGTCGCTGGCGCCGCTGAAGGCCGGCGTGTTCCCGCTGGTGAAGAAGGACGGGATGCCGGAGCGCGCCACGCAGATCCACGAGGACCTGCGCGCCCGCGGCATCCCCAGCTTCTACGACGAGTCCGGCGCCATCGGGCGGCGCTACCGGCGGCAGGACGAGGCCGGCACGCCGTTCGGCATCACCGTGGACGGCGAGACGATGGCCGACGGCACCGTGACCGTCCGCGAGCGCGACACCATGCAGCAGACCCGCATCTCGCAGGACGAGGTCGTGCGCTACCTGGAGGAGCGGATCCGGTAG
- the rsmA gene encoding 16S rRNA (adenine(1518)-N(6)/adenine(1519)-N(6))-dimethyltransferase RsmA produces MPPRKQLPYPDDLPRAKRALGQNFLIDPNIQRKIVAALDPGPDDEVLEIGPGVGALTKHLAGTVRRLVLVELDNDLAARLRAEFAGEPSVEVINEDFLDVPLERITTDPARLKVIGNIPYNITTPILFSLLERRPRPAVIVLMVQREVADRILEKAGTKTYGALAVGVQAVADATRVLNVSREAFRPVPDVMSSVVKIVPHDPPRLAPDEEGALRELTRAAFQQRRKQFQRILRDAYDLTPDEAGAVGRAAGMDLVQRPETFSALKFIDLARVLRDRSNPPG; encoded by the coding sequence GTGCCGCCGCGCAAGCAGCTTCCCTACCCCGACGACCTCCCCCGCGCCAAGCGCGCGCTGGGGCAGAACTTCCTCATCGACCCCAACATCCAGCGGAAGATCGTCGCCGCGCTCGACCCCGGGCCGGACGACGAGGTGCTGGAGATCGGCCCCGGCGTGGGGGCGCTCACGAAGCATCTCGCCGGGACGGTGCGGCGCCTCGTGCTCGTCGAGCTCGACAACGACCTGGCTGCCCGCCTGCGCGCGGAGTTCGCAGGCGAGCCCTCGGTGGAGGTCATCAACGAGGACTTCCTCGATGTCCCGCTGGAGCGCATCACGACCGACCCCGCGCGGCTGAAGGTGATCGGCAACATCCCGTACAACATCACCACCCCCATCCTCTTTTCGCTGCTGGAGCGCCGCCCGCGCCCGGCGGTGATCGTGCTGATGGTGCAGCGCGAGGTGGCCGACCGCATCCTGGAAAAGGCGGGGACGAAGACGTACGGCGCGCTGGCGGTGGGCGTGCAGGCCGTGGCCGACGCCACCCGCGTGCTGAACGTGAGCCGCGAGGCCTTCCGCCCGGTGCCCGACGTGATGTCGAGCGTGGTGAAGATCGTTCCGCACGACCCGCCGCGGCTGGCGCCGGACGAGGAGGGCGCGCTCCGCGAGCTCACGCGCGCCGCCTTCCAGCAGCGCCGCAAGCAGTTCCAGCGCATCCTCCGCGACGCGTACGACCTCACCCCCGACGAGGCCGGGGCCGTGGGCCGCGCGGCCGGCATGGACCTGGTCCAGCGCCCCGAAACCTTCTCCGCCCTCAAGTTCATCGACCTCGCCCGCGTTCTCCGCGACCGGTCGAATCCCCCCGGCTGA
- a CDS encoding N-acetylmuramoyl-L-alanine amidase, translated as MIRRPAALLLALLSLAVPRSLASQAAPASWRLETARTPVEVRESTSRGYAALPASVLVTMGAEMAYGDDAVTARFGGVEARFAAGSADVRIAGQTRTLEHPVYLEDGILYVPVEFFGRPLLDWSRGAMMADAEHHAIRPVLAKLDAATSGAPSAEAAAPAQPSAMPVQNASARPVRRLVVVDAGHGGVDPGARGPGGTREKDVTLRVARMVAELLRDDPTLDVRMTRDRDTLIALHDRARFANRWRGEGQPAVFISIHCNANESRAEKGYETYFLSEARTADAQRVANFENASVQYEEHAANGDALGFILTDLRQNHYLRESSEWAQRIQDGLRAIHPGPDRGVKQAGFAVLRGTFMPAVLVEIGFISNSREEQILNDRDMEATIAKQLADAVRAYFERPGVRPASE; from the coding sequence ATGATCCGTCGCCCCGCCGCCCTCCTGCTGGCCCTGCTCTCCCTCGCCGTCCCCCGCTCCCTCGCTTCCCAGGCCGCCCCGGCATCGTGGCGGCTGGAGACGGCCCGCACGCCCGTCGAGGTGCGCGAATCCACCTCCCGCGGCTACGCCGCCCTTCCCGCGTCGGTGCTGGTGACGATGGGCGCCGAGATGGCGTACGGCGACGACGCCGTGACCGCCCGCTTCGGCGGGGTGGAGGCGCGCTTCGCCGCGGGCTCCGCCGACGTCCGCATTGCCGGGCAGACGCGGACGCTCGAGCATCCGGTCTACCTGGAAGACGGCATCCTCTACGTCCCCGTCGAGTTCTTCGGCCGGCCGCTGCTGGACTGGTCGCGCGGGGCAATGATGGCCGACGCGGAGCACCACGCGATCCGCCCCGTCCTGGCGAAGCTCGACGCGGCGACGTCCGGCGCCCCGTCCGCGGAAGCGGCGGCCCCCGCGCAGCCGTCCGCCATGCCGGTGCAGAACGCCTCGGCGCGGCCGGTGAGACGGCTGGTGGTGGTGGACGCGGGGCACGGCGGGGTGGACCCCGGCGCGCGCGGGCCCGGCGGCACGCGGGAGAAGGACGTGACGCTGCGGGTGGCGCGGATGGTGGCGGAGCTGCTGCGCGACGATCCCACGCTGGACGTGCGGATGACGCGCGACCGCGACACCCTCATTGCCCTGCACGACCGCGCGCGCTTCGCCAACCGCTGGCGCGGCGAGGGGCAGCCGGCGGTGTTCATCTCCATCCACTGCAACGCCAACGAGAGCCGCGCCGAGAAGGGGTACGAGACGTACTTCCTGTCTGAGGCGCGCACGGCCGACGCGCAGCGGGTGGCCAACTTCGAGAACGCCTCGGTGCAGTACGAGGAGCACGCCGCGAACGGCGACGCGCTGGGCTTCATCCTCACCGACCTGCGCCAGAACCACTACCTGCGCGAGAGCAGCGAGTGGGCGCAGCGCATCCAGGACGGGCTGCGCGCCATCCACCCCGGCCCGGACCGCGGGGTGAAGCAGGCCGGGTTCGCGGTGCTGCGCGGCACCTTCATGCCCGCGGTGCTGGTGGAGATCGGGTTCATCTCCAACTCGCGCGAGGAGCAGATCCTGAACGACCGCGACATGGAGGCCACCATCGCAAAGCAGCTGGCCGACGCGGTGCGCGCCTACTTCGAGCGCCCGGGCGTGCGCCCCGCCAGCGAGTAG
- the smpB gene encoding SsrA-binding protein SmpB, which translates to MNNPQPKERSGDRIAAQNRKARHEFHVLETWEAGIVLQGTEVKSLRDGKANMSDAFATLSGGELWLYNLHISPYEQANRFNHDPLRPRKLLMHRSELRKLVGQVEQKGLTLVPLDIHFSNGIAKVNLALVRGKKLHDKRDALRERAEKRDVERGFKEKEF; encoded by the coding sequence ATGAACAATCCCCAGCCCAAAGAGCGGTCCGGTGACCGCATCGCCGCACAGAACCGCAAGGCGCGGCACGAATTCCACGTGCTGGAAACCTGGGAGGCGGGGATCGTGCTGCAGGGCACCGAGGTGAAGAGCCTGCGCGACGGCAAGGCCAACATGTCCGACGCCTTCGCCACGCTGAGCGGCGGCGAGCTGTGGCTGTACAACCTGCACATCTCGCCGTACGAGCAGGCCAACCGCTTCAACCACGACCCGCTGCGCCCCCGCAAGCTGCTGATGCACCGCTCCGAGCTGCGCAAGCTGGTGGGCCAGGTGGAGCAGAAGGGGCTCACGCTGGTGCCGCTGGACATCCACTTCAGCAACGGGATCGCCAAGGTGAACCTGGCCCTGGTGCGCGGGAAGAAGCTGCACGACAAGCGCGACGCGCTGCGCGAGCGCGCCGAGAAGCGCGACGTGGAACGCGGATTCAAGGAGAAGGAGTTCTGA
- a CDS encoding helix-turn-helix domain-containing protein: MPTKDWEEIKAKAAPETIERAARKTEAMLAAMELNDLRRARKITQEELAERLGTRQSNVSRLERRTDVRVSTLRDVIEAMGGELQIIAHFPDAEYRIDQFERAAEAAD, encoded by the coding sequence ATGCCCACGAAAGACTGGGAAGAGATCAAGGCAAAGGCCGCTCCGGAGACGATCGAGCGAGCGGCCCGCAAGACGGAGGCGATGCTGGCGGCCATGGAGCTGAACGACCTTCGCCGCGCGCGGAAGATCACGCAGGAGGAGCTGGCGGAACGGCTCGGCACGCGCCAGTCGAACGTGTCCAGGCTGGAGCGGCGCACGGACGTGCGGGTGAGCACGCTGCGCGACGTGATCGAGGCGATGGGGGGCGAGCTTCAGATCATCGCGCACTTCCCGGACGCGGAGTACCGGATCGACCAGTTCGAGCGCGCGGCAGAGGCGGCGGACTGA
- the pyrF gene encoding orotidine-5'-phosphate decarboxylase: MDVKTPVPIIALDVPDADGVLALLERLGRGVEFVKVGLQLFTAEGPAIVHALRGSGIRVFLDLKLHDIPNTVAHAVKSAIELDVELLTVHASGGAAMLRAAADAAAGSPLKLLAVTVLTSLDDAGLAQAWGRGAVTAEDEVARLAALAKACGIPGAVASVRELPAVRRAAGEEMLVLTPGIRLAGDAAGDQSRVATPAEAARLGADYVVLGRSVTAAADPAAALARAIAELSSGPAGN; this comes from the coding sequence ATGGATGTGAAGACGCCCGTGCCGATCATCGCCCTCGACGTGCCGGACGCGGACGGCGTGCTCGCGCTGCTGGAGCGGCTGGGCCGCGGCGTGGAGTTCGTGAAGGTGGGCCTGCAGCTCTTCACCGCCGAGGGCCCGGCCATCGTCCACGCGCTGCGGGGAAGCGGCATCCGCGTCTTCCTCGACCTGAAGCTGCACGACATTCCCAACACCGTGGCCCACGCGGTGAAGAGCGCCATCGAGCTGGACGTGGAGCTGCTGACGGTGCACGCCTCGGGCGGCGCGGCCATGCTCCGCGCGGCGGCGGACGCGGCGGCGGGGTCGCCGCTGAAGCTCCTGGCCGTCACCGTCCTCACCTCGCTGGACGATGCCGGGCTGGCGCAGGCGTGGGGGCGGGGCGCGGTGACGGCGGAGGACGAGGTCGCCCGGCTCGCCGCGCTGGCGAAGGCGTGCGGCATCCCCGGCGCCGTCGCCTCGGTGCGCGAGCTCCCCGCCGTGCGCCGCGCCGCGGGCGAGGAGATGCTGGTCCTCACCCCCGGCATCCGCCTGGCCGGCGACGCGGCGGGCGACCAGTCGCGCGTGGCCACGCCGGCCGAGGCCGCGCGGCTGGGCGCGGACTACGTCGTCCTGGGCCGCTCCGTCACCGCCGCGGCGGACCCGGCCGCGGCGCTGGCGCGGGCGATCGCGGAGCTTTCGTCCGGACCCGCGGGCAACTGA
- a CDS encoding HD domain-containing phosphohydrolase — protein MAASLLRWIARTHLDGGTIEVAGEIAETALAVSQLAGDLAGEAHANNLLGLIERERGDLERAESLHSLARDLARAADLPPVVAMAETNLGIVANIRGEYRTALKRYRASLAVHRTLGTNPSLPHALNNLAMLFTDLRRWRAADRAFAEALRVCDELGDAAGRAKIEGNRIEVLIAQKRWAEARMACTRARRLAVSTGETATLAEVSKHLGVIARETGDWGAAARNLGRAARIADERGDLLLGAETAREQARLHWTRHQHRETLQALNRAHGLFSRLQARRDLAEVDGQLGELESTFVNIVAAWGQSIESADHYTRGHCERVASYACALATAAGLDPDVLLWFRMGALLHDVGKIVVPPEILNKPGKLTPDERAVIERHPDAGVELIGDIEFPWDIRPMVRHHHEAWDGSGYPAGLAGDSIPLPARILCVADVYDALASDRPYRRGFPHERTLSIMAAEAGTRLDPRLFELFTRLELPVAAQQMAA, from the coding sequence TTGGCGGCTTCGCTGCTGCGGTGGATCGCCCGCACGCACCTCGACGGCGGGACCATCGAAGTCGCCGGCGAGATCGCCGAAACGGCGCTCGCGGTGTCGCAGCTGGCGGGCGACCTGGCGGGCGAGGCGCATGCGAACAACCTGCTGGGGTTGATCGAGCGCGAGCGGGGCGATCTGGAGCGGGCCGAGAGTCTCCACTCGCTCGCTCGCGACCTGGCGAGGGCGGCCGACCTTCCGCCCGTGGTGGCGATGGCGGAGACGAACCTGGGGATCGTGGCCAACATCCGCGGCGAGTACCGCACCGCGCTGAAGAGGTATCGCGCGAGCCTGGCCGTGCACCGGACGCTCGGCACCAATCCCTCGCTACCGCACGCGCTGAACAACCTGGCCATGCTCTTCACCGACCTGCGGCGGTGGCGCGCGGCCGACCGCGCCTTCGCCGAGGCGCTGCGGGTGTGCGACGAGCTGGGCGACGCGGCGGGGCGGGCGAAGATCGAGGGCAACCGCATCGAGGTGCTGATCGCGCAGAAGCGGTGGGCGGAGGCGCGGATGGCGTGCACGCGGGCGCGGCGGCTGGCGGTGTCCACCGGCGAGACGGCCACGCTGGCCGAGGTGTCCAAGCACCTGGGCGTCATCGCGCGGGAGACGGGCGACTGGGGCGCCGCCGCGCGCAACCTGGGGCGCGCCGCGCGGATCGCGGACGAGCGCGGCGACCTGCTGCTGGGCGCCGAGACGGCGCGCGAGCAGGCGCGGCTGCACTGGACGCGGCACCAGCACCGGGAGACGCTGCAGGCGCTGAACCGCGCGCACGGGCTCTTCTCCCGCCTGCAGGCCCGGCGCGACCTGGCCGAGGTGGACGGGCAGCTGGGGGAGCTGGAGTCCACCTTCGTGAACATCGTGGCGGCGTGGGGCCAGTCGATCGAGTCGGCCGACCACTACACCCGCGGCCACTGCGAGCGCGTGGCCAGCTACGCCTGCGCGCTGGCCACGGCGGCGGGGCTGGATCCGGACGTGCTGCTCTGGTTCCGCATGGGCGCGCTGCTGCACGACGTGGGGAAGATCGTGGTCCCGCCCGAGATCCTGAACAAGCCGGGGAAGCTGACGCCCGACGAGCGCGCGGTCATCGAGCGCCACCCCGACGCCGGCGTGGAGCTGATCGGCGACATCGAGTTCCCGTGGGACATCCGCCCCATGGTGCGCCACCACCACGAGGCGTGGGACGGGAGCGGGTACCCGGCCGGGCTCGCGGGCGACTCCATCCCCCTTCCCGCGCGCATCCTGTGCGTGGCCGACGTGTACGACGCGCTGGCCAGCGACCGCCCGTACCGCCGCGGCTTTCCGCACGAGCGCACGCTCTCCATCATGGCCGCCGAGGCCGGCACCCGCCTGGATCCGCGGCTCTTCGAGCTGTTCACGCGGCTGGAGCTGCCCGTGGCGGCGCAGCAGATGGCGGCCTGA
- a CDS encoding DNA-formamidopyrimidine glycosylase family protein, whose product MPELPDVTVYIEALEKRIVGDTLLGIRLANPFVLRTVQPRPAEMAGRRVVALRRVGKRIAMELEEERFIVVHLMVAGRFRWLAAGAKVPGKIGLAAFDFTRGTLVLTEAGTKRRASIHLLAGADALAALDPGGMDVMAATEAGFAAALRGGRHTLKRRLTDPHVFSGIGNAYSDEILHRAKLSPVQLTTNLSDGEVARLFAAVRDTLAEWTERLRREAGDGFPEKVRAFHPEMAVHGKYGQPCPVCGAPVQRIVYAENETHYCARCQTGGRLLADRSLSRLLKGDWPKSIDELG is encoded by the coding sequence ATGCCCGAGCTGCCGGACGTCACCGTCTACATCGAAGCGCTGGAGAAGCGGATCGTGGGCGATACGCTCCTCGGCATCCGCCTGGCCAATCCGTTCGTGCTGCGCACCGTGCAGCCGCGGCCGGCGGAGATGGCGGGGCGGCGCGTCGTCGCCCTGCGGCGCGTGGGGAAGCGAATCGCGATGGAGCTGGAGGAGGAGCGCTTCATCGTGGTCCACCTGATGGTGGCGGGGCGGTTCCGCTGGCTGGCGGCGGGCGCGAAGGTGCCGGGGAAGATCGGCCTGGCGGCGTTCGACTTCACCCGCGGCACGCTGGTGCTGACCGAGGCGGGAACGAAGCGCCGCGCCTCCATCCACCTGCTGGCGGGTGCGGACGCGCTGGCGGCGCTGGACCCCGGCGGGATGGACGTGATGGCGGCCACGGAAGCCGGGTTCGCGGCCGCGCTGCGCGGCGGGCGCCACACGCTGAAGCGCAGGCTCACCGACCCACACGTCTTCAGCGGCATCGGCAACGCGTACTCCGACGAGATCCTGCACCGCGCCAAGCTGTCGCCCGTGCAGCTCACCACCAACCTGTCGGACGGCGAGGTCGCGCGCCTCTTCGCCGCCGTCCGCGACACGCTGGCCGAGTGGACCGAGCGCCTGCGCCGCGAGGCGGGAGACGGGTTTCCCGAGAAGGTGCGGGCGTTCCACCCGGAGATGGCGGTGCACGGGAAGTACGGCCAGCCGTGCCCCGTCTGCGGCGCGCCGGTGCAGCGAATCGTCTACGCCGAGAACGAGACCCACTACTGCGCCCGCTGCCAGACGGGCGGCCGCCTCCTCGCCGACCGCTCCCTCTCGCGCCTGCTCAAGGGCGATTGGCCGAAGTCCATCGACGAGCTGGGGTGA